Below is a genomic region from Pseudomonadota bacterium.
CTTTACCCGCTGGGCGGTTACTCCCAGAAATTGTCCAATCGTAGAACCAATGGAAGAGCCAATCTGGATAACCGGTCCTTCCCGTCCCACGGAACCACCGGAGCCAATGCAAATAGCCGAAGCAAAAAGCTTGGCAATCACCACCCGCGGCCGGATAACCCCGTTTTTCAGGGCAATGGCTTCCATAACCTCTGGGACTCCATGCCCCTTGGCCTCCCTGGCAACATAGTGGACAATCAAACCCACCAATAACCCGCCACCAGTCGGCACCGCTATTTTCACGAACACCGGCAGATCATGCAGATAAGCTAAATCAGGCTGCCAGGCACCCCAGAAGATTTTCTGGAAAAATTTGATCGAAAACTGGATTCCCACAGCTCCGAAGCCACCAATAACGCCGATAATAAC
It encodes:
- a CDS encoding chloride channel protein, with the protein product MKNIIRFLNQLRDFLNERLHCFRATEHAFMVIIAVIIGVIGGFGAVGIQFSIKFFQKIFWGAWQPDLAYLHDLPVFVKIAVPTGGGLLVGLIVHYVAREAKGHGVPEVMEAIALKNGVIRPRVVIAKLFASAICIGSGGSVGREGPVIQIGSSIGSTIGQFLGVTAQRVKIFVACGAAAGIAAAFNAPIAGALFSVEIILGDFGVAQFSPIVISSVMATVVSRHFLGDFPAFEVPHYHLVSALELIPYVILGLLAGLVSLL